AACGCAGCGCCAGCGAGGTGTCCGCCGCCATCGCCGTCAGCGTCGTCCCCATCCCCAGCGACGCCATGAAGGGCCGCATCATCGGTCGCGAGGGCCGCAACATCCGCGCCTTCGAGGCGTTGACCGGCGTCGACCTGATCATCGACGACACCCCCGAGGGGGTGCTGCTGAGCAGCTTCAATCCGCTCCGCCGGGAGGTCGCCAAGCTCGCCCTGCAGGAGCTCGTCGAGGACGGCCGCATCCACCCCGCCCGCATCGAGGAGGTCGTGCAGAAGGCGCAGGCCGACATGCAGACCTACATCCGCGAGCGGGGCGAGGAGGCGGCGCTCGAAGCGAACGTCGTCGGCATCAAGCCGGGCCTCCTGCAGCTGCTGGGCCGGATGCACTTCCGCACCAGTTACGGCCAGAACATCCTGCAGCACAGCGTGCAGGTGGCGCACATGGCCGGCATCATCGCCGCGGAGCTCGGCCTCGACGAGGCCACCGCCCGCCGCGCCGGCCTGCTGCACGACATCGGCAAATCGATCGACCGGGAGATCGAGGGGACCCACACCGAGATCGGGGCCGGCCTCGGGCGTCGCTTCGGGGAGGCGGACGAGGTGATCGACGCGATCGCCAACCACCACGACCTCGACCGCAGTGCGACGCTGTTCCCCGTCCTCGTCAACGCCGCCGACGCCGTCAGCGCCGCGCGACCGGGCGCCCGCCGCGAATCGCTCGAGGTGTACCTCAAGCGCCTCGAGGCGCTCGAGAACATCGCCAGCAGCTTCCCCGGCGTCGAGAAGAGCTACGCCATCCAGGCCGGCCGCGAGGTCCGCATCGTCGTCGAGCCGACCGAGGTGAACGACGACCGCGCGGCGTTGCTGGCGCGCGACATCGCCGGCCGCATCGAACAGGACATGGAGTACCCGGGTCAGGTGCAGGTCACCGTGGTGCGCGAGACGCGCGCCGTGCAGTACGCCCGCTGACGCGCGCCGCCCCGTCCCCACGCCGCGGCGCAGTTGGTATCCTCCGGCGACTCCGGACGCCCGGCCGACCCCGCCCCCGCGCCCCGGCGCGACGGCGGGACGGCGGCGGCGCCGACCCGAGTGAGGTGCACCGTGTACGAGGCGAGCCCCGAAGCCCCCGGTCTCCCGTCCGCCGTCCCGCCGTCCCGTCCGCCCACCCCCCCGGCCCACGCCGGCGCGCACCCCCCGACCGTGAGCTCCGCGAGGCGCGCGGCGTGAGGGTCGGCGACGACGTCAAACTGTTCAGCGGGACCGCCACGCCGGACCTGGCGCGCTCCGTCGCGGACCACCTCGGCATGGAGCTCTCGCACGGATCCGTCTCGACGTTCCCCGACGGCGAGACCCGCATCGGCATCGACGAGAGCGTCCGGGGGGCGGACTGCTACATCATCCAGTCCACCAGCGCCCCGGTGAACCACAACCTCATGGAGGTCCTCGTCCTCGCCGACGCCCTCGTGCGCGCGTCGGCGTGGCGGGTGAACTTCGTGATCCCGTACTTCGGCTACGCCCGGCAGGACAAGAAGGTGTCGGCGCGCGAACCGATCACCGCGAAGCTGGTCGCCAACCTCATGGCGACCGCCGGCGCCCACCGCGTCATCACCGTCGACCTGCACGCCGGCCAGATCCAGGGGTTCTTCGACGTGCCCGTCGACCACCTCACCGCCCTCGACATCCTCGGCGACCACCTCGCGGAGGGCGACATCTCCGACGGTGTCGTCGTCTCCCCCGACGTCGGGCGCGCCACCGAAGCGCGGCGGCTCGCGAACTACCTCGATCTGCCCCTCGCGATGCTGTACAAGCGCCGCACCAGCCCCACCGAGACCGAGGTGACGCACGTCATCGGGGACGTCGCGGGGCTGCGCCCCATCATGGTCGACGACATGATCTCCACCGCCGGCACCATGCGGCGCGGCATCGATGCGCTGTTGCGCCTCGGGGCGCGCCCCGGCGCGACGGTCGCCGCCACCCACCCGGTCTTCACCCCGCCCGCCCTCGAACGGCTCGATCACGACGCGATCGACCGGGTGATCGTGACCGACACCGTGCCGTTCGAGGACGGCGACGCCCACCCGTTCGTGCACGTCCTCTCCGTCGCGCCGCTCCTGGCGAAGGCGATCCGCAACGTCCACGACAACGCGTCGGTGAGTTCGCTGTTCAGCGGCTGAGCGCGCCGCGCTCCGGCGCGGCGCGCCCCGCGCGTCCGGCGGGGGTCCCCCACCTCCTGGACCGAGACGGGCGGTTGCGCGCACCCCCGCGCACGGCGTAGACTCTATCTTCGTGTCGCGGGCCTCGGCCGCGCGAATCCCGCACCACCGCCCTGGAGGCAGGCATGAAACTCGAAGCCACGCAACGCACGCCGGGCCGCAACGGGCCCCTCCGCCGCGAGGGACGCCTGCCGGGCGTCGTGTACAACGACGAGCTCAACATCCCGGTCGCCATGAGCCGCAAGGCGTTCGACAAGGTGTTCCGGGCGCAAGGCACCTCCAGCCTCATCGACCTCGACGTCGAGGGCACCAGCCACCCGGTGCTCGTGCGCGAAGTCCAGATGGACAAGCGCAAGCGCATCCCGATGCACGTCGACTTCTACGCCATCACCGCCGGCCAGAAGCTCGAGGTCGCCATCCCCGTCACGTTCGAGGGCACCGCCGCAGGCCAGAAGGACGGCGGGGAACTGTTCATCTCCCGCCGCGAGGTCACGATCTACGTCCTGCCGCGCGAGATCCCCGACGCGATCGAGTTGGACATCGGCGAGATGCAGATCGGCGACTCGATCCACATCGGCGACGTCCGCAGCCGCCTCCCGGAAACGGCGGAGATCGTCGACGACGAGGAGCTCACGTTGATCACGATCGTCCCGCCGCGCGTCGAGGCGGAAGCCGAGGAGGGCGAGGAGGTCACGCAGCCCGAGGTCATCGGCGAGAGCGCCGACGAGGACGGCGAGGACGCGAGCGACGAGGACGGCTGAGGACGCCCCCACCGCCCGAGCGGAAGGACCCGACGTGCGTCTGATCGTGGGGCTCGGCAACCCCGGCCCCCGCTACCGAGGAACCCGGCACAACGCCGGGTTCCTCGTCGTCGACGCCTACGCCGACCGCCACGGCGTCCGCTTTCGCGGCGGTCGGCTCGGGGAGGAGGCGCGCGACGGGGCGCGGCGCCTGCTCAAACCCGGCACCTTCATGAACCGGTCCGGCGCCGCGGTGCAGGCGCTCGCGACGAAGCACGGCGTCGCGCCCGCCGAGATCCTGATCGTGCACGACGACCTCGACCTGCCGCTCGGACGGCTGCGGGTCCGGCGGGGCGGCGGCGCCGGCGGACAGAAGGGCGTGCGTGACGTCATCGACCGCGTCGGGCCCGACGTCGCCCGCCTCAAGGTCGGCATCGGGCGGCCCCCCGACCCCCGCTGGACGACCGAACGGTGGGTGCTGTCGCGCTTCACGGACGCCGAAGCCCCCCTCCTGCGCGACGTCGTGGACGCCGGCGCCGACGCCGTCGAGCGGATCGTCCGCGAGGGCGTGGACGCCGCCGCCAACGCCGTCAACGGCCTCGACCTGCGCCCCACCCCCGACCCGCCGCGCACGGCCCCCGAGGACGAGCGGTGACCGACGCCGCGATCGTCTTCGCGCTCCTCGCCGTCACCGTCGCGGCGTTCGCCAGCGACCGCTTTCGCCTCGACGTCGTCGCGATGCTGGCGATGTTGGCGCTCGTCCTGACCGGCGTGCTCGACGCCGGTCAGGCCCTCGCCGGCTTCGCGGAACCGTTGACGTTGATGATCGCCGGCCTGTTCGTCGTCGGGGCCGGCCTGTTCGAGACCGGCGTCGCCGACCGCCTCGGGGACCTCCTCGCCCGCCTCGCCGGCCGCGGCCCCACCCGCCTGCTGGTCGCGACGATGCTGAGCAGCGCCCTGCTGTCGGCGTTCCTCTCCTCCACCGGCACCGTCGCGGTGCTGCTCCCCGTCGTCGTCGGCCTGGCCCGCAGCGCCGACGTCGCGCCGTCGCGGCTGTTGATGCCGCTCGCGTTCGGGAGCCTCCTGGGCGGCATGACGACCCTGATCGGGACGCCCCCGAACCTCGTCGTCGCCGACCAACTCCGGGCGCAGGGCGGCACCCCGTTCGGGTTCTTCGCCTTCACGCCCGTCGGCCTCGTGATGCTCGCGGTCGGCGTGACGTACATGGCCACGATCGGTCGGCACCTGTTGCCCAGCCATCCGGACGTCGAGCAGGTCGGCTCCGGCGTCGCGGCGACCACCCTCGAGGGGCTCGCCCGCCGCTACGGCCTCACCGAACGCCTGCACCGCGTGGAGGTGCCGGCCGGCACGGAGCTCGTCGGCGCGACCATGGCGAGCGGTGCGCTGCGCGCCCGCTTCGGGGTGACGGTCCTCGCCGTCGCCACCGCGGACGAGGACGGCGTACCCAACGTGCGTCGCGCGGAACCCTCCACCCTGATCCGCGCCGACGACGTGCTGTACGTCGACGCGACCGACGCGCAGCTGCACACCCTCGCGAACGAGGCGCGCGTGCGCGTCGCGGACCTCGCGCCGGAGGGCGCGCTGCCGGAACCGCTCATGCTGATCGAGGCGCTGCTCCCGCCCGACTCCAGCTACGCCGGCGCGACGTTGGCGGACGCCCGCCTCCACGACCGGACGCGCGCGACGGTGGTCGCCGTGAAGCGCGGCGCGCGCCTCCTGCACGGGGACCTGGCGGAAACGACGTTGCGGGCCGGGGACGCCCTGTTGTTGGCGGGGGGCCCGGCGGCGCAACGCCGCATCGCGTCGGCGCGCCGCGACCTGATCGTCGTCGGGGAGCCCCGCGGGTGGGCGCGCTTCGCGCGCGACACGCGGCGCGCCCCCGCCGCCCTGGCGGTCCTGGTCGCGATGCTGCTGATGATGACGACCGGCGTCGTCCCGAACGCGATCGCGGTGCTGGCCGCCGCGATGGGGATGGTGCTGGTCGGGGCGGTCTCGATGGACGACGCGTACCGCGCCGTGAGTTGGGAGTCGGTGGTGCTGATCGCCGCGATCCTCCCGATGGCGACCGCCCTCGAGGTCAGCGGCGGGCTGGACCTCGTGGTGGGCGGCCTGATCGGGGGGCTGGGGGACGCGGGTCCGCTGCTCGTGATGGCGGCGTTGTTCCTGTTGACGTCGGCGTTCAGTCAGGTCATCAGCAACACCGCGACGACGGTCCTGATCGCCCCGGTCGCGTTCGCCGCGGCGGAGGGGTTGGGGGTGAACCCGGCCGCGACGTTGATGACGGTGGCGGTCGCGGCGTCGACGGCGTTCGCGACGCCGGTCGCCTCCCCCGTCAACGCCCTGGTGCTCACCCCCGGCCGCTACCGCTTCACGGACTTCGTGAAGGTCGGCCTGCCGATCGTCGTCCTGATGCTCGTGGCGACCCTTCTGGTGGTCCCGCTCGTCTTCCCCCTCCGCTGACGGGGCGCCTCATCCCCCGGGGCACGTCCCCCAGTTCGGTTGGTACGCCGTGCGGGGGCCCCCGAACCCCCACGGCTCCTCGTCGATCTTCGAGACGCACCAGCTGGAGATGTCCTGGTCGAACACGGCCTGGTTGAACATGACGTCCATGTCGGTGACGTTGCCGGTGTCCCAATCCCCGATCGGCTGGTCGAACTGCGTGTACTGGAACAGACCGCGCATGTTCTTCACGTTGCTCACGTCCCACCCCCCGATCGGCTGGTCGAACTCCCAGGCGAAGTGGAACATGGCGCGCATGTTCGTGACCGACGAGACGTCCCACCCCGCGATGGCCCCGTCGAAGCGGTCCGCCTCGAAGAACATCTCGCGCATGTTGGTGACCGAGGAGACGTCCCAGTGCTGGAGCGAGCGCCGGAAGTTCTCGGCGTAGCGGAACATCGCCCGCATGGTCCGCACGTCGCTCACGTCCCAGTGCTCGATGTTCGCGTTGAAGTTCGTGAGGGCGTCCCAGGAGTACTCGGCTCCGAACAGGTACGCCATGTTCGTGATGCCGGACGTGCAGGTCGTCGCCGCGTTGCCGGGGGTGATCTGCGCCTTGGTGCGCTTGACGTACGTGGTGCCGTTCAGGACCGCCCGGTCGCCGACCTGCGCGCCGTCACAGACGATCGTGACGCCGTTCGCGGCGCGCCGGAAGTCCGGCACGGTGACCGTGACGGCGTCCTGCACGTCCGGGAACACGTCGCTGCGCACCGTCACGGTCGCGGTGCCCGGCGCGACGCCGCTCACGACGCCGGACCCGTCGACCGTCGCGACGCCCTCGTCGCTCGACGTCCACGTGAGGCCGGGGGCGTCGGTCTGCTCGAAGACGTAGGCCAGCGTTTCGGAGCCGTTCAGGGGCGGCCGCACGGCGCTCGGCGTGACGTCGAGACGGGTGACCTGCGGGCACCGCCCCCAGTCGGGGTGCTTCGACGCGTCGAACGCGGCGTTCGCCGCGACGGCGAACTCGGTGGGGGCGCTCGCGATGCCGGACACGCACCAGCGGCCGAGATCCTGGTCGAACGCCTTCGCGGCCTCGAACATGCGGTCCATGTCGGTGACGTTGGCGACGTCCCAGCCGGAGATATCGCGATTGAAGCGCCGTGCGTTCGAGAACATCTCCTTCATCGTCGTGACGTTGCCGACGTCCCACGTCGTGACGTCGCCGTCGAAGACGTCCGCCCCGAGGAACATGCCGCTCATGCGCTCGACGCGGGCCGTGTCCCAACCCGTCAGGTCCTGGTCGAACGCCTCCGCCCCCCAGAACATCGCCGCCATCCCGCGGACCGACGCGACGTCCCAGGCGTTCAGCGGCTGGTCGAACGCCTTCGCGTCCCGGAACATCGCGGTCATGTCCTCCACCTGGCCGACGTCCCAGTCGCCGATGCGGCCGTCGAACGCCGTCGCGCCGTGGAACATGTCGCGCATCGTGGTGACGCGGGACGTGTCCCACGCGTTCAGGTCGGCGTCGAAGGACGACGCGAAGTAGAACGCGTAGGACATGTCGGTCACCTGGCCGGTGTCCCACGCCCCGAGGTCGCCGGCGAAGGCGTTCGCGTTGAAGAAGGTCGATTTGAGGGTCGTGACGGCGCGCGTGTCCCAATGCCCGACGTCGCCGTCGAACCAGGTGGCCTGCGCGAACAGTTCGCTCAGGTCCGTCACGCCGGTCGTGCAGGCGGTCTCGAGGCCGGCCGTGTCCTCCGCGTCGACGAGCGCCTCGAGGCCGGCGCGGTCGCGCTTGACGTACGTCACGCCGTCCACCTCGCCGCTCTCCCCCACCGCGGCGGAGGGGCAGCGCACCGTCACGCCGTTCTCGGCGCGGTAGAACGCGCCGGCCAGCGTGAGGTCCGCCGCGCCGTCGATCGGCGTGCCGTCCAACGCCGCGCGCAGCGTGACGGGGCCCTGCTCGACGCCGGCGGTGAACGTCGCGACGTACGTGCCGTCCCCCAGGTCCGTGACGTCCCCGAGGCTTCCGAGCGCCGGCGGGTCGAGCGTCACCGTTCCCCCCGACGCACGGAGCGGGTTGCCGTTCGCGTCGCGCAACGTCACGGTCACCGTGGCGGTGGCGGCGCCGTCGGCGGGCAGGACGGCGGGCGTGACGCGCACCGTGCTCGCCTGGGCGCTGGCGGCGCCGGGCCGCAGGTCGATGCGGGCGGCGGCGTCGAAGGCGACGTCGAACAGCCGGGGGCGGACGTCGACCGGGCTCGCGGTCGTGCCGGCGGTGTACGTCGCCTCGTACGTCCCGTCCCCGCGGTCGCGGACCGGGCCGAGCGTCCCGTGGGTGGGGGCGTCGAACGTCACGGCGTTCGCGCCGACGCTCGCGTCGAGCGGGTCGCCGTCCCCGTCGCGGACCGTGACGGTCACGGTCGCGGTGGAGGTCCCGTCCGCCGGGAGGGCGGTCGGGTCGGCGACGACGGTGCTGGTGGTGGGGGTGGCCGCGCCCTGCGTGAGGACGACGCGACCGGGCGTGGCGAACGGCTCCCCGTCCAACCGCGCGACGATCGGGACCTCGCCGGGGGTGGTGCCGGCGACGTACGTCGCGGCGTACGTGCCGTCCCCGCGGTCGGTGACGTCCCCGATCGCGCCGTCGGCGGGCGGGTCGAGCGTCACGGACGCGCCGCCCTCGGTGAGGCGGACCCCGTTCGCGTCGCGCAACGTCACCACGATCACGGCTTCGCTCGCGCCGTCGGCGAGGAGGCTGGTCGGGGAGGCGGTGACGGTGCTCGTCGAGGCGCTCGCGGCGCCGACCGCCGGCGCCTCGACGGTGAAGGTCGGGGCCCCGTCGAGCTGCAGCGCTTCGCCGTCCGCGACCAGCGTGAGGCGGCAGCCGCCGGCCCCGACCGCGGCGGGCACGTCGCCCCGCAGGCGGGGGTAGAGCACGCCGGGGTCGGCGGCGTCGACCGCGACGGACGCCCCGTCGTCGGTCAGGAAGGTGGCGGCCTCGAGCGGCGCGTCGCAGAGGGCGACGCGGGCGTCGCCCGGCAGCGCGCCGGTCACCTCGAGGGGCGTTCCGGGCGCCCCGCTCGTGGGGGACACCGACGTGACGTACGCCGCGCCGGGCGCCGGGGCGTCGTCCGGGGCGTCCGGGGCGTCCGGTGCGCCCACCCCGGGCCCGCCGCCGCTGGAGCAGGCGGCGAGAGCGGCGGTGAGGCCGGTCGCGAGCAGGAGGCGGGTGAGGGGACGGGGCAGGGGGCCGGCGGACCGAACGAACCACGAGACACGCATGAACGTAACGGTAGCGAGACGACCATTAATCGCCCATTAGCGCTGGGGGCGGCCCCGTCGGGCCGCCCCCACCCTCCCCACGTCGGGCGCGACGTCAGCCGAAGCGTCCGCTGATGTAGCGCTCCGTCATCTCGAACTGCGGGTTCGTGAAGATCTGCTCGGTCGGGCCCTCCTCGATCAGCACCCCGAGGTGCATGAACGCCGTCCGGTCGGAGACCCGCCCCGCCTGCTGCATGTTGTGCGTCACGATGATCACGGTGAAGTCCTGCTTGATCTCGTGGATCAACTCCTCGATGCGGTCGGTCGCGATCGGGTCGAGCGCGCTGGTGGGTTCGTCCATCAGGATGACGTCGGGTTCCGTCGCCATCGCCCGCGCGATGCAGAGGCGCTGCTGCTGCCCGCCGGACAGGCCCAGGCCGGACTGCTGCAGCTTGTCCTGGACCTCCTCCCACAACGCCGCCCGCTTGAGGCTGGTCTCGACGTGCGCGTCCATGTCCCCCTGGAAGCCGTGGAGGCGCGGCCCGAACGCGACGTTCTCGTAGACCGACTTCGGAAACGGGTTCGGCTTCTGGAACACCATGCCGATGCGGCGCCGCACCTCCACCGGGTCGACGACCGGGTCGTACAGGTTCGCGCCCTCGTAGTGCAGCTTCCCCGTCACCGTGACGCCCGGCACCAGGTCGTTCATGCGGTTGATGCTGCGCAGCAGCGTCGACTTCCCGCAGCCCGACGCGCCGATCAACGCCGTCACCTGGTTCTTCGGCACCGTGAGCGACACGTCGCGCAACGCCTGGAAGTCGCCGTACCAGAGCGACAGGTCCTCGATGCCGACGACGGCGTCGTCCGGCGCCACCGGATCGGTGCGGACGGTCACGTGATCTTCGGGGACGGTTTGACTCATCACCAACTCCGTTCGAAGCGCCGGCGGAGGTAGAACGCCGCGCCGTACAGGACGAGGAGGACCATCAACAGCGTCAGGATGCCGGCGGAGGCGACGTGCGCGAACTCGACGTCGTTCTCCGCCACCCAGCTGTAGATCTGGATCGGGACGACCGTGTACGTCGAGAGCGGCCCGTCGGGCGCGCGCGGGATGAACGCCGCCGCGCCGACCAACAGCAGCGGGGCGGTCTCCCCGATCGCGCGGGCGACCGCAAGGATCATGCCGGTCGTGATGCCGGCGATGGCGTTGGGCAGCACCACCCGCGACGTCGTCTGCCACTTCGAGGCACCTAGACCGTACGACGCCTCGCGCAGCGACGGCGGCACCGCCTTGATCGCTTCGCGCGACGCGATGATGACGACCGGAAGGATCAACAGCGACAGGGTCAACGCGGCGGACAGGACGGTCGGCCCGAACTCGAAGACCCGCACGAAGGCGTACAGCCCGAGGATCCCGTACACGACCGACGGCACGCCCGCCAGGTTGCGGATGTTCAGCTCGATGAAGCGCGTGACGCGGTTGTCGGGCGCGTACTCCTCGAGGTAGATCGCCGACCCCACCCCGATCGGTAGCGAGAACAGGATCACCAGACCGATCACCCACAGCGTGCCCAACAGCGCGTTGCCGAGCCCCGCCATGACCGGGGTGCGGCTGGCGTTCTTCGTGAAGAAGGCGAGGTCGAGCCAGGGGTTGAGGCGCAGCTCCTGCCCCTCGCCGACCTCCGCGCGGATCGCGTCGAGCTCGCGCAGACCCTCGAAGTAGCCGTAATCCTCGACGGTGTCGTCGCGGCTGTTCGTGACGACCCACCGCAGCCGCTCGCCGTTCAGGCTCCACAACAACTCGACGCGGTTGCGGAGGCGGAACTTGCGGCGTTCCTCGGGATCCTCGAGGATGGTGGAGGGGTCCACGCCGCGCGCCTCCAGCTCCATCTCGACGACGTGCTCCCACGTCCCCAGGCCCGCGAAGCCCTCCGCAAACGACCAGGACGCGGTCGTCTGGGCCGGCTCCACGATCTGCCAGGAGACCGTGTCGGTGATGACGTCGGTGAACAACGTCGCGACGAGGGCGAGGGCGAGGACGACCGGCACGAACGTGATCGCCACGAACGCGCGCCCGCGGGCGCGCTTCGCCGCCTGCCGGCGGCGGTCGGCGTCGCTACGCTGCGCGAGGCTCATTCGTAGCGCTCCGCGTAGCGCCGCACGATCTGGTTCGACGCGAGGTTCAGCGTGAGGGTGATGACGAACAGCGTCGAGCCGACGGCGTACAGCGCGCGCGACCCGATGCTGCCGACCGGTTGGTCGCCGGTGGCGGCCTGCACGATGAAGCTGGTCATGGTCGCGATCGTCTCACGCAGGTCGAAGGTGAAGGTCGGCTTCTGCCCCGCGGCGAGGGCGACGATCATCGTCTCCCCGATCGCGCGCGACATCGCCAGGATGAACGAGGCGACGATGCCGGAGAGGGCGGCGGGGAGGACGACCTTGAGGACGACCTCGAAGCGGCTGGCCCCCAGCCCGTAGGCGGCCTCGCGGATGGCGCGCGGCACCGCCTGCATCGAGTCGATCGAGATGCTCGAGACCGTCGGGAGGATCATGAAGCCCATCACCAGCCCGGCGCTCGTGGGGTTGAACAGGTTCAACCCGGGGATCACGTCGCGCAGGATGGGGGTGACGAAGAACAGCGCGAAGTAGCCGAGGACGACCGTCGGGATGCCGGCGAGGATCTCGAGGATCGGCATGATCGTGCGGCGCGCGCGGGCGGTCGCGAACTCCGAGAGGTAGATCGCCGACCCCAGCCCGAGCGGGAGGCCGACGACGAGCGCGACGAAGGTGACGTTCAGGGTCCCCACGACGAGCGGCGCGATTCCGAAGTAACGCTGCCGCTCGCCGAACAGCGGGGTCCAGCGGGTGTCGGTGAAGAACTCCCGGAAGGTGACGGCAGGGTCGGCGAAGAAGGCGATCGTCTCGCTCGAGAGGGCGTAGATCACCGCGAACGTCGTGACGACCGAGACGCTGGCGGCGAGGAACAACACCACGCGGATGGCCTGGTCACCGAGGTTGCGGCGGACGCTGCGTTGGATGCCGATCGCTTCGGCGGCGCGTTTCGACGTTTCGCTCATGCACGCTCCTGGGGGGAGGGTACCCCGGGGACGAAGATCGCCCCCGGCCCTGGGGCCGGGGGCGAATCTACCGAAGCCGCATCAGGGCTTCGTCAGGATGGGGCGTCCGCTCAGCGGGTGCCTTCCTGCTCGAAGATCTCCAGGACCGTGCCGCTGTACTCGTTGAACGGCGAGCCGGTCACGCGGTCGTTGAAGCGCTCGAGACCGATCTCGTACGCCTCGTCGCTCAGGACGGCGTAGCCGGTGGCGGCGATGAGCGGGCGGGCCTCGTCGCTGAGCCAGTACTCGATGAACTGCTGGACGGTCTCGTTCTCGTCCGCCGCGTCGACCGCGACGTACGTGAACAGCGGACGGGCGAGCGGCGTGTAGCTGCCGTCCTCGATCGTCGCGGTGCTGGGCTCGATGCAGCCGTTGCCGTCGTCGATGCGGACGGCGTTCAGCTTGTCCTCCTCCTCGGCGTAGTAGGCGTAGCCGAAGAAGCTGATGGCGTACGGGTTGCCCTCGACGCCCTGGACGAGCACGTTGTCGTCCTCGCTCGGGAAGAAGTCGGTGCGGATGTCGTCCTCACCGTCGTTGAGGATCGCCTCGTTGAAGTAGTCGAACGTGCCGCTGTCGACGCCCGGCGCGTAGAACTCGATCTCTTCCTCAGGCCAGCCGTCGCGGACGTCCGCCCACGTCGTCACGCCACCGTCGGCGCGCCACATGGTGTTGAGCTCCTCGACGGTCATGCAGCTCGCCCAGTCGTTCTCGATGTTCGTGACGACGGTGAGCGCGTCGAAGGCGACCGGGATCTCGACGAACTCGCGGCCGGCGGCGTTGATCTCTTCGATCTCGCTGGGCTTGATGAGGCGGCTGGCGTTGCTGATCTCGGTCTCGAGGGCCGTGAACTTCTCGAAGCCGCCGCCCGAGCCGGAGAACGCCACGCTGACGTTGGTGTCGGGGTACTCGATCGCGAACTCTTCGGCGATGGAGAGGGCGATCGGGTAGACGGTCGAGGAGCCGTCGACGCGCACGTCCTGCGCGAGGGCGGCGCCGGCGAGGGCGAAGAGGAGGGCGAAGGGGACGAGGATGGACGGGGTGTTCTTCATGGGATTACCTCCAGGAACGAGCGTAAAGATGGAGTGTCAGGACTCGGTCATCCGGTCCGGCGGCGCGACGCGCCGCCGGACCGTTCGAGGATCAGTGGTCGTGCCCGACCTCGTAGATGCGGGTCGTGCCGGAGATCTCGTACGCGACGATCAGCAGGTCGCGCCCGTTCGGGGAGGCGTCGGCCGGCACGAACACGAGGCCCTCCGGCCCGAGGTCGCCGGCGTCGGGGCCGTCGGCCGGTGCGTCGATCGGGCGGTCGTTGACGTAGCCCGCGAACGCCGGGGCGGCGGGGTCGGAGAGGTCAAACGTCATGACGCCCCCGACCCGCTCGAGGCCCACGAAGGCGTACGGCACGCCGTCGATGGTGCCGACGACGACGCCCTCCGGCTCGGGGCCCTTCGCGTCGCTGCGGCTGTCGAAGCTCTCGGCGACCGACTCGTCGTTGTCGGAATTGTGGAGCTCGGGACGGAGCTCCGCGACGGTGGTCTCGACGAGGTCGCCGCTGTCCCACACGAGCTCGCCCGCCTCGTTCCAGACGCTGATGCTGCGGCCCCCGTAGGCGTGGATCTGCTCGTGGGCGCCGTCGCCGTCCAGGTCGCCGGTGGCGGTCGACAACTCCAGGCGACCGAGCGCGTCCGCCGCCTGGAGTTCCGCGGCGTTCGGGAACGCGTCGGCGTCGAGCTCGACGTCCTCGACGCGGGCCTCCTCGCTGAAGGTGTCGTAGTCGCGGGCGTCCCCCTCGTTGGCGGTGACGACGTAGCCGGCCCCGTCGACGGTGAACGGCGCGATCGCGTCGGGTTGGTACATCCCGTGCACGGGCCACGACCCGAAGTCGGCGACCTCGTCCTTGTCGTCGACGTCGAGGCGGAGGTCGCTCCAGTCCTTCAGGCCGAGCGCCACGACGTCGGTCACCTCTCCGGCCACCAGATCGACGACGGCGAGGGCGTTGTTCTCCTGCAGCGCGACGTACGCGGTCATCGTGCCGTCGGGGATCGCGACGTACTCCGGCTCGAGGTCCTGCGAGACGGACGCGCCGGGCCCGAAGATGCGGACGCCCGCGGCGCGGAGTTCGTCCTCGCGCC
This DNA window, taken from Trueperaceae bacterium, encodes the following:
- a CDS encoding choice-of-anchor I family protein, which translates into the protein MIRSVPTLFALFTVLALAGAVHAAGHAGHGDVTLTPIGGYDHGGFDEGAAEIAAFDPDTERLFVVNSEATTLDVLDLSDPTAPTLLEQRDMTTFGDGANSVAVYDGLVAVAIEADAVDANGVVLFTDADGTVLAEHEAGVLPDMLTFTPNGMHVVVANEGEPSDDYAVDPEGSVTIIDLPADRDPADATVRHADFRAFDGREDELRAAGVRIFGPGASVSQDLEPEYVAIPDGTMTAYVALQENNALAVVDLVAGEVTDVVALGLKDWSDLRLDVDDKDEVADFGSWPVHGMYQPDAIAPFTVDGAGYVVTANEGDARDYDTFSEEARVEDVELDADAFPNAAELQAADALGRLELSTATGDLDGDGAHEQIHAYGGRSISVWNEAGELVWDSGDLVETTVAELRPELHNSDNDESVAESFDSRSDAKGPEPEGVVVGTIDGVPYAFVGLERVGGVMTFDLSDPAAPAFAGYVNDRPIDAPADGPDAGDLGPEGLVFVPADASPNGRDLLIVAYEISGTTRIYEVGHDH
- a CDS encoding PstS family phosphate ABC transporter substrate-binding protein, coding for MKNTPSILVPFALLFALAGAALAQDVRVDGSSTVYPIALSIAEEFAIEYPDTNVSVAFSGSGGGFEKFTALETEISNASRLIKPSEIEEINAAGREFVEIPVAFDALTVVTNIENDWASCMTVEELNTMWRADGGVTTWADVRDGWPEEEIEFYAPGVDSGTFDYFNEAILNDGEDDIRTDFFPSEDDNVLVQGVEGNPYAISFFGYAYYAEEEDKLNAVRIDDGNGCIEPSTATIEDGSYTPLARPLFTYVAVDAADENETVQQFIEYWLSDEARPLIAATGYAVLSDEAYEIGLERFNDRVTGSPFNEYSGTVLEIFEQEGTR
- the pstC gene encoding phosphate ABC transporter permease subunit PstC, whose protein sequence is MSETSKRAAEAIGIQRSVRRNLGDQAIRVVLFLAASVSVVTTFAVIYALSSETIAFFADPAVTFREFFTDTRWTPLFGERQRYFGIAPLVVGTLNVTFVALVVGLPLGLGSAIYLSEFATARARRTIMPILEILAGIPTVVLGYFALFFVTPILRDVIPGLNLFNPTSAGLVMGFMILPTVSSISIDSMQAVPRAIREAAYGLGASRFEVVLKVVLPAALSGIVASFILAMSRAIGETMIVALAAGQKPTFTFDLRETIATMTSFIVQAATGDQPVGSIGSRALYAVGSTLFVITLTLNLASNQIVRRYAERYE